A window of the Cucurbita pepo subsp. pepo cultivar mu-cu-16 unplaced genomic scaffold, ASM280686v2 Cp4.1_scaffold000232, whole genome shotgun sequence genome harbors these coding sequences:
- the LOC111784553 gene encoding palmitoyl-acyl carrier protein thioesterase, chloroplastic-like, producing the protein MASFSCPVSYVVRCSTAKEANDSNKQRYVNVNGNFIGSISEASSRSLIAFVAENGCVVNDVRQKIPTKKQLVDTHRQGLIIEGGVGYRQTVVIRSYEVGPDKTATLESVMNLLQETALNHVWMSGLLSNGFGATHGMMKNNLIWVVSRMHVEVDHYPIWGEIVDIDTWVGASGKNGMRRDWLIRSQATGHVYARGTSTWVMMNQQTRRLSKMPDEVRAEISPWFIEKHAIKEDAPEKISKLDDKAKYMNSNLKPKRSDLDMNHHVNNVKYLRWMLETIPDHVLESHQLSSIILEYRRECASSDIVQSLCEPENDGILRDMDMIEDNEINILHGFSLASEILKCGGLLGSYNQGALRYAHLLQIEGEAKNEEIVRGRTTWKKKLTTIPFSTQ; encoded by the exons ATGGCTTCTTTCTCTTGCCCTGTTTCTTATGTTGTGAGGTGCTCCACTGCCAAAGAAGCGAATGATTCTAACAAGCAGAGGTATGTTAACGTTAATGGCAATTTTATTGGGTCCATTTCAGAAGCTTCTTCGAGATCTTTGATTGCTTTTGTTGCGGAAAATGGGTGTGTTGTTAATGATGTTCGACAGAAAATTCCTACGAAGAAGCAGCTGGTTGATACTCATCGGCAAGGGCTGATCATCGAAGGAGGTGTTGGGTATAGACAAACTGTTGTGATTCGATCGTATGAAGTTGGTCCTGATAAGACTGCAACTCTGGAGAGTGTCATGAATCTTCTGCAG GAAACAGCATTGAATCATGTTTGGATGTCTGGACTCCTCAGCAATGGCTTTGGGGCCACCCATGGCATGATGAAGAACAATCTCATCTGGGTCGTTTCGCGAATGCACGTCGAAGTCGACCACTATCCTATATG GGGGGAGATTGTTGATATCGATACGTGGGTTGGGGCATCGGGTAAAAATGGAATGAGGAGAGATTGGCTAATAAGAAGTCAGGCCACCGGTCATGTTTATGCTCGGGGTACAAG CACATGGGTGATGATGAACCAGCAAACAAGACGCCTCTCAAAAATGCCAGACGAGGTAAGGGCAGAGATTTCACCATGGTTTATAGAAAAGCATGCTATCAAAGAAGATGCCCCTGAGAAAATTTCCAAGCTTGATGACAAAGCCAAGTACATGAACTCTAACTTGAAG CCAAAGAGAAGTGATCTGGACATGAACCACCATGTCAACAATGTCAAGTATCTAAGATGGATGCTAGAG ACGATACCTGACCATGTTTTGGAGTCCCATCAACTGTCTAGTATCATATTAGAGTATAGAAGGGAATGCGCAAGCTCTGATATAGTTCAATCACTATGTGAGCCAGAGAATGATGGAATCCTCAGGGATATGGACATGATAGAAGATAATGAAATCAATATCCTACATGGGTTTTCCTTGGCATCTGAGATTCTCAAATGTGGTGGGCTGTTGGGATCTTATAACCAAGGAGCATTGAGGTATGCACATCTACTACAAATTGAAGGGGAAGCTAAGAATGAAGAGATAGTGAGGGGAAGAACCacatggaagaagaagcttACCACTATACCATTTTCCACACAgtaa
- the LOC111784552 gene encoding CDP-diacylglycerol--serine O-phosphatidyltransferase 1-like has protein sequence MAMEPDGPKRARKRNHLVQVNGDYNSLSMSEDLDPWTAWAYKPRTISLLLIGACFLIWSSGALDPQNAAHEDSAKSVKRGVWAMISVFLAYCLLQAPSTILIRPHPAIWRLVHGMAVIYLIALTFLLFQSRDDARQFMKFLHPDLGIELPERSYGADCRLYLPENSRSRFKNVYETLFDEFVPAHIIGWWGKAIMIRNQVLLWVLSIGFEMMELTFRHMLPNFNECWWDSIVLDILICNWFGIWAGMRTVRYFDGKTYKWVGLSRQPNIIGKVKRTLGQFTPAQWDKDEWHPLLGPWRFIQVISLCIIFLTVELNTFFLKFCLWVPPRNPVIIYRLILWWLIAIPTIREYNSYLQDRKPVKKVGSFCWLSLAICIIELLICIKFGHGLYPNPMPLGLIIFWSSIGAALVLLILIWSWQSHRSLARKKQ, from the exons ATGGCTATGGAACCTGATGGACCGAAACGAGCAAGGAAAAGAAACCATTTGGTTCAAGTAAATGGTGATTATAATTCACTGAGTATGAGTGAAGATCTTGATCCCTGGACTGCTTGGGCATACAAGCCTCGTACTATATCCTTGTTACTTATTGGTGCATGCTTCCTTAT TTGGTCTAGTGGAGCCCTTGATCCTCAAAACGCGGCGCATGAGGATAGCGCTAAATCGGTCAAAAG GGGTGTATGGGCTATGATTTCAGTATTTCTTGCCTATTGTTTGCTGCAAGCCCCATCAAC GATTTTGATTAGGCCACATCCAGCAATTTGGCGTTTGGTTCATGGAATGGCTGTCATTTATTTGATAGCGCTTACCTTTTTGCTTTTTCAG AGTCGTGACGATGCTCGACAGTTCATGAAGTTTCTCCATCCCGACCTTGGTATTG AACTTCCTGAAAGATCTTATGGTGCTGATTGTCGTCTTTATTTACCTGAAAATTCCAGAAGCAGGTTTAAGAATGTTTAT GAGACACtttttgatgaatttgttcCAGCTCATATAATTGGATGGTGGGGGAAGGCTATAATGATTCGTAACCAAGTTCTACTATGGGTATTGTCCATCGGGTTTGAGATGATGGAG CTAACGTTTCGCCATATGTTGCCGAACTTCAATGAATGCTGGTGGGACAGTATCGTTcttgatattttgatttgtaaCTGGTTTG GCATCTGGGCGGGAATGCGTACCGTTCGATACTTCGATGGTAAAACATACAAGTGGGTCGGTCTCAGTCGTCAACCAAACATTATTGGAAAA GTGAAACGGACACTGGGACAATTCACACCGGCGCAGTGGGACAAAGATGAATGGCACCCGTTGCTCGGTCCATGGCGATTCATTCAAGTTATAAGTCTTTGCATCATCTTTCTGACAGTCGAGCTCAATACAttctttttgaagttttgtCTTTGGGTACCTCCTAGGAATCCTGTGATCATATATAGGCTAATCTTGTGGTGGCTAATAGCAATCCCAACGATTCGCGAGTACAATTCGTATCTTCAAGATCG AAAGCCTGTGAAGAAAGTTGGCTCGTTTTGTTGGCTCTCACTTGCAATTTGCATCATTGAACTCCTTATTTGTATAAAGTTTGGACATG GTTTATATCCTAATCCAATGCCCCTTGGGCTGATAATCTTCTGGAGCTCTATTGGGGCTGCACTCGTGCTACTCATTCTAATTTGGTCGTGGCAATCACATCGAAGTTTAGCGAGAAAGAAGCAATGA
- the LOC111784549 gene encoding fructose-bisphosphate aldolase 3, chloroplastic, whose product MACLSFAKLNASSSQWIAQQSFSQKRGSSSRRRVSLLIRAGAYSDELVQTAKSVASPGRGILAIDESNATCGKRLASIGLDNTETNRQAYRQLLLTTPGLGDYISGAILFEETLYQSTTDGKKFVDCLRDAKIMPGIKVDKGLVPLPGSNSESWCQGLDGLASRSAEYYKQGARFAKWRTVVSIPCGPSALAVKEAAWGLARYAAISQENGLVPIVEPEILLDGDHSIDRTLEVAEKVWSEVFFYLAENNVLFEGILLKPSMVTPGAEHKDKASPQTIANYTLKMLSRRVPPAVPGIMFLSGGQSEVEATLNLNAMNQSPNPWHVSFSYARALQNTVLKTWQGNPENVEAAQKALLVRAKANSLAQLGKYSADGESDEAKRGMFVKGYTY is encoded by the exons ATGGCCTGTCTAAGCTTCGCCAAGTTGAACGCCTCCTCTTCCCAGTGGATCGCCCAACAATCCTTCTCTCAGAAGCGTGGTTCGTCTTCACGCCGCCGTGTTTCCCTTCTTATCCGTGCTGGTGCTTACTCCGATGAGCTTGTTCAAACCGCG AAATCAGTTGCATCTCCTGGACGTGGTATTCTTGCCATTGATGAGTCCAATGCAACATGTGGGAAGAGGTTAGCATCCATTGGCTTGGATAATACCGAAACCAACAGACAAGCTTACAGACAGCTTCTTCTGACCACACCTGGCTTGGGCGATTACATATCTGGTGCTATTCTCTTTGAGGAAACACTTTACCAGTCAACCACAGATGGGAAGAAATTTGTCGACTGCTTGCGGGATGCAAAAATTATGCCTGGTATTAAAGTTGACAAG GGTTTGGTTCCTCTGCCAGGATCCAACAGTGAATCTTGGTGTCAAGGCTTAGATGGATTGGCTTCGAGATCTGCCGAATACTATAAGCAAGGTGCCCGTTTCGCGAAGTG GCGGACAGTTGTTAGCATTCCTTGTGGTCCTTCTGCTCTGGCTGTTAAGGAAGCTGCTTGGGGCCTTGCACGATACGCGGCCATTTCTCAG GAGAATGGGCTTGTCCCTATTGTAGAACCTGAGATCCTTCTCGATGGGGACCATTCCATTGATAGGACACTTGAAGTGGCTGAAAAGGTCTGGTCAGAAGTATTCTTCTATTTGGCCGAAAACAATGTTCTGTTTGAAGGAATCCTTCTAAAGCCTAGCATGGTAACACCCGGGGCCGAACACAAGGACAAGGCCTCTCCTCAAACTATTGCCAATTACACACTAAAGATGCTCAGTAGAAGAGTTCCTCCTGCAGTCCCTGGAATCATG TTTTTATCTGGAGGACAGTCTGAAGTGGAAGCAACATTGAACCTGAATGCGATGAACCAAAGCCCCAACCCCTGGCATGTCTCCTTCTCTTACGCCCGTGCGTTGCAGAACACCGTACTCAAGACATGGCAAGGAAACCCTGAAAACGTTGAGGCTGCGCAGAAAGCACTTCTGGTGCGTGCCAAGGCGAACTCCCTTGCTCAGCTCGGGAAGTACTCTGCCGATGGTGAAAGCGACGAGGCCAAGAGGGGAATGTTCGTGAAGGGATATACTTACTGA
- the LOC111784550 gene encoding ATP synthase subunit beta, mitochondrial — translation MATRRLLSSLLRSSARRSSFRSPISSPNPRIPLSHTSRASPYGYLLSRVAQYATSAAAASPPSPPSPDKSDAGRSGKITDEFTGAGAIGQVCQVIGAVVDVRFDEGLPPILTALEVLDHSIRLVLEVAQHLGENMVRTIAMDGTEGLVRGQKVLNTGSPITVPVGRATLGRIINVIGEPIDEKGDLKTDHYLPIHREAPAFVEQATEQQILVTGIKVVDLLAPYQRGGKIGLFGGAGVGKTVLIMELINNVAKAHGGFSVFAGVGERTREGNDLYREMIESGVIKLGDKQADSKCALVYGQMNEPPGARARVGLTGLTVAEHFRDAEGQDVLLFIDNIFRFTQANSEVSALLGRIPSAVGYQPTLATDLGGLQERITTTKKGSITSVQAIYVPADDLTDPAPATTFAHLDATTVLSRQISELGIYPAVDPLDSTSRMLSPHILGEDHYNTARGVQKVLQNYKNLQDIIAILGMDELSEDDKLTVARARKIQRFLSQPFHVAEVFTGAPGKYVELKESVNSFQGVLDGKYDDLSEQSFYMVGGIEEVIAKAEKIAKESAA, via the exons ATGGCTACACGCAGACTCTTATCTTCTCTGCTCCGATCGTCGGCACGGCGGTCTTCGTTTAGATCTCCGATCTCATCTCCTAATCCCAGGATACCATTGTCTCATACTTCACGCGCTTCCCCATATGGCTACCTCCTCAGCCGTGTGGCTCAGTACGCTACCTCTGCTGCTGCGGCTTCACCGCCGTCTCCACCTTCACCTGATAAATCGGACGCTGGAAGGAGTGGAAAGATCACCGATGAGTTCACTGGAGCTGGCGCGATTGGCCAGGTTTGTCAGGTGATTGGAGCTGTCGTCGATGTCAGATTCGACGAAGGGTTGCCTCCAATTCTGACGGCGCTTGAGGTGCTTGATCACTCGATCCGGTTGGTGCTGGAGGTGGCGCAGCATTTGGGagagaatatggttaggactATTGCTATGGATGGGACGGAAGGGCTCGTTCGAGGGCAGAAAGTGCTCAACACTGGTTCTCCTATCACT GTTCCAGTTGGTAGGGCTACTCTTGGACGTATTATAAATGTCATCGGAGAGCCTATTGATGAGAAAGGCGACCTTA AGACCGATCACTATTTGCCTATCCACAGAGAAGCCCCGGCCTTTGTGGAGCAAGCAACCGAGCAGCAAATTCTTGTAACTGGTATTAAG GTTGTTGATCTTCTTGCTCCATATCAAAGAGGAGGAAAGATTGGGCTTTTTGGTGGTGCTGGTGTGGGAAAGACTGTGCTGATCATGGAACTTATCAACAATGTTGCAAAAGCACATg GTGGTTTCTCCGTGTTTGCTGGTGTCGGAGAACGCACTCGTGAAGGTAACGATTTGTACAGAGAAATGATTGAGAGTGGTGTCATTAAGCTTGGTGACAAACAG GCTGATAGCAAATGTGCTCTTGTATATGGTCAAATGAATGAACCCCCTGGTGCACGTGCTCGAGTTGGCCTTACTGGACTAACTGTGGCCGAACACTTCCGTGATGCTGAAGGACAGGATGTGCTTCTCTtcattgacaacattttcCGCTTTACCCAG GCTAACTCAGAGGTGTCTGCACTACTTGGACGTATTCCATCTGCTGTTGGTTACCAACCAACATTAGCTACTGATTTGGGAGGCCTTCAAGAACGTATTACCACCACTAAGAAAGGATCTATTACATCCGTACAAGCTATTTATGTGCCTGCTGACGATTTGACTGATCCTGCTCCTGCTACCACGTTTGCTCACTTGGATGCTACAACTGTGTTGTCGCGTCAG ATTTCAGAGCTTGGTATCTATCCTGCTGTGGATCCTCTAGATTCTACATCTCGTATGCTCTCTCCTCATATTTTGGGAGAGGACCATTACAATACTGCTCGTGGAGTACAGAAGGTTCTTCAGAACTACAAGAATTTGCAAGATATTATTGCCATTTTGGGAATGGATGAGCTTAGTGAAGACGATAAGTTAACTGTTGCGCGTGCTCGTAAAATCCAACGGTTCCTGAGCCAGCCTTTCCATGTTGCAGAAGTATTTACTGGAGCACCTGGAAAATATGTGGAGCTGAAAGAGAGTGTTAACAGTTTCCAG GGAGTTTTGGATGGGAAATACGACGACCTTTCGGAACAATCGTTCTACATGGTTGGAGGCATTGAAGAGGTGATTGCGAAGGCGGAGAAGATTGCCAAGGAATCTGCTGCCtag
- the LOC111784548 gene encoding probable histone chaperone ASF1A, translating to MSAVNITNVTVLDNPAAFLNPFQFEISYECLTPLKDDLEWKLTYVGSAEDETYDQLLESVLVGPVNVGNYRFVLQADPPDPSKIREEDITGVTVLLLTCSYMGQEFIRVGYYVNNDYDDEQLREEPPPKVLVERIQRNILADKPRVTKFPINFHPENSEHGGEQNSSPPVEAINNEEEEEELQASPLPSPSPPPSATASDEPSLEQDAVDTEAQPSVTAN from the exons ATGAGTGCCGTCAACATCACTAACGTCACCGTCTTGGATAACCCTGCCGCATTTCTGAATCCATTTCAGTTCGAGATCTCATATGAGTGCTTAACTCCGCTTAAAGACG ATCTAGAATGGAAACTCACCTATGTCGGATCTGCCGAGGATGAAACCTATGATCAGCTTTTGGAGAGTGTGCTCGTTGGACCTGTTAACGTAGGCAATTACCGTTTTGTTCTTCAG GCAGACCCTCCGGATCCGTCAAAAATCCGGGAAGAAGACATCACGGGGGTCACAGTACTGTTGTTAACATGTTCATACATGGGACAAGAATTTATAAGAGTAGGATATTATGTGAACAACGATTATGATGATGAACAGCTTCGAGAGGAACCTCCACCAAAAGTTTTGGTGGAAAGGATCCAAAGAAACATTCTTGCTGACAAGCCCAGAGTCACAAAGTTCCCAATCAATTTTCATCCGGAGAACTCTGAACATGGTGGAGAGCAAAATTCGTCTCCACCAGTTGAAGCTATCAacaacgaagaagaagaagaagaattgcAGGCATCGCCATTGCCATcgccatcaccaccaccatcaGCTACTGCATCTGATGAACCATCTCTGGAACAGGATGCCGTTGATACTGAAGCTCAGCCATCAGTCACGGCAAACTAA